A region of the Salvia splendens isolate huo1 chromosome 11, SspV2, whole genome shotgun sequence genome:
GGCACTCGAGAGACATGGCCGCATAGTATAATTGCCAAACTCATCAAGCAAGCCAAAACACTGAATGTTCGGCCCAATTATAAGCCTCGATCTCGGCAGACCAATGTTGTAGAAGCTCCTGTTATCAACGAACAGACATCCCTTGTCATTATCCCCACAAGCTGCTATCCCAAAATCGAGTGATAGATCATTCTCGACATGGTCTCCTAACTCCCTGGAGGCTGCATGGATTTCCCCACCTAAGTTTGCTACAACATCAATCCAGCTACTCTCTTCTTCTGAATTGAAACCCTCTACCATGATTACATTATTCTCAACTTCCTTCAAATGATCAAAAATGGTTGCATGAAGCAAAACTAGAAACACCCTGCCTTGTTTCCTTTTCAAAACATCAGACGGGTCAAGCCATATGCATAAAAATAGCAATTGCCAAAATGCAAATTGGTAATATTCATCAGCAAACAAACCTTCATCTCCATCAGCAACTAAATTATTTTCACTGGTTAAACTTGGATCTTTATCAGCTTCACCAGCTCCATTTCCCCCACACAAAATCTCATCTTGACACTGTTCTGTAAAGTCAGGAACGAAGGAAATAGTAGTCTGTAGCTGCTTGTAATCTCCATTAGTCTCTAATCCGTTTCCTTCCTTATCATGAGGCAAAATAGTTGCATCACCCTGTCCAAGCTCAAAAGTAGGGAGTAGTTGTGATGCCACTAAAGAAGCAAATCCATTTGATGACTGCAGAGCTAGAATGAAATCGGTAAACCAGAGAGTGCTGTGCGGAGCGTAGAGCAGAATATATGCCATCTGCTCGAAAACTTCATCACCATCTGCAGCAGAAACTCGAGAATCATCAGATATGTACCATTCAGTGGAGTGTAAGTGAATGAAGCTGTAGTAATGACCAGCCTTAGATGTATCTCCTTTGTGCACTACATTAGCATAGAGCTCGGAATTAGAATGCCACCCGAGAACAGAAAAAGGGGCGTAAAATTGCCTGCTCAGCTTGGTGGAGAGGGGGCAGCTGACAGATATTTGGTAATAAGGCTGTTTCATGTTCTCCCCCTGTTGCTTCGTCATTTTGGCCGTAAAATGGTCCAACAATATCTCCATCTCAAGATTCAGCGGACACGGGGACGGAACTTGAGATTTGACTGATCCCGTCTGTAAGCAAGTAGGAATGCTTTCATCTTCATGTTGAGGTCTCATTCCTCGTTCAATGTCAGTTGCAACAGAATCTTCATCTTGCTTTTCCCGATGAGGAAGCTCCAAACCATGCTTTACTAAGTAGTCCATCTTCGCACCATCTTCTACTCCACAATCTTCACCGTTCACATTCATGATAACAGTAAAACTGAGTACACGCGGAGGGATCGAGCGACCATCGGTGGTGAGTGTTTGTTCCAATCTGAACAAGTTTTGATCACCAACACCGAGCAAATTTTGTTGCTCGAGACATGACTCCGTATAATCACTATCGGATGGTGTAGGAGTAGCCATATATTGTGCATCTATTTGTGCAGATTCAACAGCAAGAAGAGCATCATCACCATCAACCTCGTGGCTAGAAAACTCGCACAACTTAAGAGCCTCGTCGCTAGGATCAGTCACAAAAAGTGAGTCTGTAACACGTTTTGATGCAACGGAGAGAACAACTCCATCAGAGGGAGCGCCGACCTTGCTAGGGACATCATCAGACACCAATTCCAATGCAAATTTTTGTGAAACAACATCGGCGTCCATCACCTCGTTGGGGATACCAACACACAACGAACTGCCACCTAATTGCTCTTCATCGTTGACCTCCACAGTGAATCCCAGAGCAAATTGGTAACGGACTGCCAATAGAAAATCGTCCCACCCTTTGCCTTTATTGTTTGCCTCCCAGTACGTCATCCACTCCGCTGCTGGATGATCAAACAAGAATTGGGTCAGGTATAAACGATCATGGAGCGGCATGTACTGATTATTGTAGTAGTGTTGGATTTTATGAATCCAATCCTGAGCATTTTCGCCGTCAAAGCGAGGGGGATCGACGCGAAGGCTCGGTAAGGGCTCTGCCTTGAATCCCGGCGGCGGCTGTGTGATCGACGGAGGAAGTGTCCAACACCGCGGAGGCTCTACGACTGGCTGCTGGGCCGGCGGCCGAGTATTCCACGGTGGATGTGGAGGTGAGCGCTCGACAAGGCTGTCCGGAGGCTCCTCGGTCAGTGTATGACGTCTGAAATTGGCTAGAAATTCACCATGAGCAGCAACCAGTTGGCGCAAGTCCACGAGGATCTCACGGAGAGCATGTTGTTGTAAAGATTCCTGAATAAAAGCCATGGAAACAAGCGGTGGCTACGTGGCTGTGATGATTGGAGTTTGGATTGAGATTGTGAGGATTTTGTCGTGAGTAGTGAGTTTTGAGAGATTTGGATGGAGGAAGAGTTAACAAtggaagcaccaattgatagaaCCTTGTTCTATCGGGATTGAGCACGCACGTTTGACACGAGAATAAAAggaagataaaccctagttgaggtgctagggggcgatttccgccagaaccaggaatgagaataagtttatactttatttctcaatgtttTTGACTCTCTAATGGACTCTAGTATTTATAGAGTCCGGACCCTACTTGATTCGACTGtacgattcgggaaagaatcaagaagaaaacccgaaaagattTATATAAATCCTATGCTAAAATACGGTAAATATCTTGCTTGAGGAGCAAGGTTTGTGTTCCAAAAATACTATAGCTAAACaaggaaattaaataataaactaaCAATAAAAGATGTCGGGCCACGGCTTAGTTGGTCGTTTGGGCTTCGGGCTCGAGGTCCCTATCAACTCCATCGTTTTTGGTTGACGGATTGAGATCTATAGCTTGGGCAGCTCAGCCCCTTTTTTAAGTTTTGAGCTCAACTTTGTCTTGGGGCTGAGAAATGGTGGGAATTTTCTCAAGATTTTCTGCCAGGGGTAACCATCGCCGCTCTCAAAGTGCTCTTGTGAgcatctctctccctctctctctctctctctctctctctctctctctctctctctctctctctctctctctcttctggTTATTATTATcttaaagattggattttttgtTATCTTTTCTCTTGGATTTTGGCATAGGGTTGGATGATACTATCTAATTTGTTATGTGATTTAATTATGTTTAAGCTTTTACTTGTTTCTTGGATTTTTGGCATATATATGGCTTGATGATGCTATCTAGTTATGTTATGTAATCTGATTATGCTAAAGTTTTCTTAGTTGTTTGAGCAAGTTTTCCCCTAATTGAATCAAGCTTTTGGAATTCTAGTGGAATTTTCATGATTCTTGCTCCCTTTGAAACTTTGGTCAATTAGATCATCACTTTGATTGAAGGCATACTAATCTTTAAGAGAAAAATGATTACTTTGCTCCTAATTTAAGCAAATAGTCATTATTGAAATACTTTCTTAGATAGTTTGGTTTCTCTATCTGTTTGTGCTGAattgatatgtatttttttggatTATTGTCAAGAATTTGCTAGGATTGGATTTCTTTTTTACAAGGTGCCAAGGTTACTTCTCTTAGGTGTATGTTTGTTGTTGATATTGGATTATTGATTGTCCAATCATTCTATATTTAGCATACAAAATCAATTCTCCTCATTGATATTCAGATATTGTAATGATATCTTGGTTGTATTTTTTTGAGCTTTGATTTAGGCATTTCTGGTGTGTGTTATGCTTATGGTAAGTTTCTTCCTTGATGTATAGGATGAAAGGGGGAGAGTATTGCCTTCTAGCACAGATTCTACAACCACTGCTATCTTGTCGACAGCTACGTCTTCTGCCCCCCATGGGATTGAACTAGCAGTCGAGTTTAAGCCCGTTGAACATCCAAGTGAGCCTCTTGACAGTGACCAGCCCATCCTGTGTCCACAACCCGAGCCTTCAATTCTTAATGTAAGCTTGATCTCCTTCGCATCAAGTAGAACATAGCCTCAAGTGATTTGTTGTCGATCCTTGCTGGAGGATACTGCCTTTTTAATAGGAAATATGAAAGCAAATTTTCTTACTTAAAGTATTATATGAACTCATTTGGGTATCTTGAGGTATATAAGGATGAACATGATTGAGTTTTCTAATATGATATGATTTGTAATAATATCCCAAAAATTAATGTCACATGAACATTCTGAAACTATATTAATTTCCCAATGTTGcaccttttgcttgagttgTGAATGAGCTTAGCTTATTGTTTCTGGTTtcatttttctttgattttttactTATGATGATTCCTCCTTTTGAGGGTTGCTTGAGAACATGTTAATCAATCTTCATTCGGAATATGATCCTatgtaggcatgcacaagggtcgtaaaccgccggttccgggcccgaaccggcggttcaagggtcgagaaattgccgaacctgaaccggcccgcctagctcccggcggttccggttccggttcaaaaaaccggcgggttacgcggcggttcaaaaccgccggttttcggcttgaaccgccggttccgggccggttcggcggttcgacgaattttttttatttttttttttgcatttttcaacttttcaattttaatcaaattaaattacacttttcaagtttgtttttgtatgcaatgtgagtaaataaaattgaaaaaaatacggctaaagttgcaattttattgaaattgcatgtttacaaattacacgttacaagttacaacaattacaaattgaaaacatatggcggtcttgaagtcttaaacaaaatttaaatacaaatgagactactagtgaagaactaattacaaatgacaagaaatgatgttgaagttcttaaacgtataagtgtattatatatatactcttaaccggcgaagaagatctttctacataactaaattaaggacacctttagcaattcaactttaaatgttgagtttcgtctaacaatcaacaaatatagtagaattgtcaaaagtttccctcatttagccgtatagagaaatatacttcatcgactagagtatatacaaatacaattatgtaattgtttttgcatatacaaaaacatatggcggttcaaccctaaaccggcgggttgtccacggtttccgtcagaaaaccgccggtttctgaccgaaaaccggcggtttctgaccggttttgcaggcctacacactgaccctacggcctagcctctgaaaagttgccggaaccgttagaaaccggctcccgaaccggcggtttaccccgacaaaccggcggtttaccccgaaaaaccggcggtttaccccgcgaaccgccggttccaacggctacactaaacccctacgcgaaccctacgaacccctaacctacgaaacactatttaaccctttgaaccggcggttcgaaccgccgaaccgccggttttgaaccgccggttcaggttcaatatattgccgaacctgaaccggcccttccgacccttcaacccttttgccggttcaacccgccggttccgggcccggttccggttcatgaaccggcgggcccgaaccggcggttaaccgccggtcgggtcggtttgtgcatgcc
Encoded here:
- the LOC121756077 gene encoding uncharacterized protein LOC121756077 gives rise to the protein MVGIFSRFSARGNHRRSQSALDERGRVLPSSTDSTTTAILSTATSSAPHGIELAVEFKPVEHPSEPLDSDQPILCPQPEPSILNDGRIWKERALSGVSRRGEMPVLEDRMAMEPEIPRPKPQPPGRIMPSMSAPEHNILKLLEECNASGISFNT